The genomic stretch AATATTCCGTTTTTCTCATCGACGATCATCCAGTTGTCCGCTCTGGATTACAGGCTGTGATTGAAGCCGACCCGGATTTCATATTTGCCGGTTCTGCAAGTTCGCTGAGGGAAGGAATTCGTAAAATGGGTTTTTCCAGGACCGACCTTTTGATAAGCGACGTAGCATTGCAGGACGAGAACGGAATTCAAGAAATGGAAGCGATCCGATCGAAATTTCCCGAGCTTAAAATCGTCTTTTTGACGATGCACAGAGATTGGTCCTATCTTCAAAAGGCGTTCGCATTAGGAGCGGACGGTTATCTTCTAAAGAGCGAATCGACTCATTCCATCATCGACGCATTAAAAACCGTTTTGACGGGAGGAAAAGTTTTTCCTGAGGCGGTCAAAAATTTCAGACCGGAGACTGAAATTCAGGAAGAACACAGTAATATTGTTAAACGACTTACGAAACGGGAGCGCGAAATTCTCAATCTTTTAGCGGACGGAAAGATGAATCGAGAAATCGCCGACGAATTGGAGTTAAGCGTTCGAACGGTTGAGACTCATAGGGCATCTATTTTTAAAAAATTGGACACGGAGAATATCATAGAACTTGGAAAAATTTTGATCCAACTTAAGTCCTCCGGTTTGATTTAATTCATTTCATTACTTGAATTTTTTTACCAAAAAAAATTTTCCCATTTTCCCTAAGAACTACGGATAGATTCTTTTTTTCTAAGTAGTTCCCGAAGTTTCATCAATGTCTTCTCTGTGATAATCTGCTCTCAGGAATCCTGATTCGATTCTCAAACATATTCGGAGTCACAAAGATGAATAAAATTATAGTAAGCATGAGCTTGGCGTTGTTTCTATTTGTTACAGGCGCTTGCAAGAAAGATAAATCGGATGATACCGGTCTTTTAACGGGATTGATTGTACTCGCCGGTGGAAATTGTTTCAGTCTTCCTCAACAAGTAATCGTAAAAGACGGAAACGGTGCACAAACGACAACATACAATTGCACGGTAGCCGGTAAGGTTTATACCTGCTCCCCTGTCGGCGGCGGTAACTCTGTCATAAGGACCTATTCTTCTTCGAGCGCAGGTAAACTTGGAGTAGTGGATCCTCCACCGTTATCAAATTTGCATGCGCAAAAAGGATTAACAAGTCGCGTAGAAGGCGGAACAACCAATACGTTTACATATAACTCTTCCAATCAACTTACTGCAGTCGCTTCACCTGCGATAGTAACTTATTCCAACTATGACGCAAATGGATTTCCAAAATCGAATTCCTCCGGGCAAAACTTGGTCTATACCTACGCGGCCGGTGCTACCATTCCAACCACATCGGCGGATGGAGCGTTTACTTATACATATGATTCTAAAGGTTGGGGAACAAAGGTAGATTTTGGTTTTGGAAATCCCACTACCGCGGAAAACATCGGCTCGGTTTCCATTTGCGAGTAGTTTAATAGTATTGCATATAGAATTCGTTTATACTTATTGATAAGCGAATGAGTTATTTGTTAACAAGGCAGTAAGATCGTAATTCGACTGCCTTGTCCGGGAGAGGAATCTAAGAGAACCTCACCGCCGTGTGCGACGGCGATTTTTCTAACAATGGACAATCCGAGTCCGGTTCCCTGAGGTTTTTTTGTTTGTATTAAAAATCCGTAAAATGCTTTTTTAAGATCATCGCTCAATCCCGGCCCGTCGTCTTTAAAAACGATATAAAGTGTTTCCGATTCTTTTTCGATCCTTACCGAAAAGTTTCCGTTCTTTCCCAATGCATCTGCCGCGTTTTTTGCGATATTGAGGACCAATCTACGGATGCGTAGGGGATCCAATTTTACGCTCCCATCGGCGAAAATTTCAAAAGTTAGACGAATGCCTGTGCCTTCAAAAAAAAGGTCGAGATCTTCCCTCACGCCTTTGAAGTATTCGCCTATGTCTACGGATTTTAAATCCAGAATGATTCTTTTTTTAGAAAACTCTAATATGTCTAGGGAAAGATTGGCGAGGGCTTCCGTTTCTTTATTGGCTTGACTGATGCTTATATCGGAAACCTCTTTTTCACTCTGATTCATATTTCTAAGAATTTTTTGGATGAGCATGACGTGGTGTCCGATGTCATGCGCGATTTCTGCGGAGAGTTCTCCGATTACCGCGAGTTTATCTCGGTCTTCTCTCAATAAATTCTGAATGGAAAGAGCCAGTGCGTATGCGATTCCTTGCACCCAGTCCATTTCGGAATCCAGGTTAAGAAACCCTTGAATTGGAAGATCTAAAACCACAAAATTCGTCTGATTACTCTGTACCGGAAGAAGAAGACGGTCGTTTAATATTGAAGGAGTTGATAGGGAAGATAAATTTACATCGATTGTATCGTGTGAAAGAAAACCTGATACTTCAGTTACACGAAGATCATTTTCCGTATCGATTGAATACTGTTTCCAATTCGATGAATTTTGTTCCGGAAGATAGATAAAGAGTTCCTGATTCTTTCGTATGTTCTTGGAAAGAATTTCAAGCGCGGTCTGCGTCGCTGAGGCGAACGAAGAGGAAGACATGATATCCCTTGTGGAAGAAACGAGGGTTTTCATCTGGTGGGAAAGATTTTCAGATTTGTTAAGCGAAGTGGAGAATCGTCTGGAAATCAAAATGGAATGCGAAGCGATCAGAAAAATTTGACCGTAAGGAATAAGATAAACGGAGTTGTTTACGCTATCCGTAAGAATGATGTCGTTTATCGTACAAAACATGACACCGATATATCCAATAAATAGAATCCAGACACCTTCATAGTTTTTCGTGATTCCATAAATGAGAAGAATCGCCCAGCACGGAATTACCGTTAAAAAGCAATACACTTGAGTAGGAAATAGTGTAAGTGTATACCATTGATTTGGGAGAATCAGAACAGATAGCGATGACACATAAATAGGAAAAGTGAGATAAGAACCGTATTTTTCCCAAAAAAGGTTGGGTGAGAAGCGATAAAGGAACGCGTAAAGTACCGGCGCGGATAAATAAACGGAAATATATTCAAGTCGGTTTAATATTTCCCAGGAAAGATTCGGAAACAGCTGATGACCGAATCTTTCTCCCGTCGTCAGTGCGCGAATAAAGATCAGCGCACAATGAATTGAGAATAAGAGAGGGGTTGGATCCTTTCTTCGAAAGAGAAAAAACAAAAGATTATACACTGCCATAATTGCGGCGGAGATACATACCGTCAGGCTGACGCCATTCTTGCGTTGGTTTTCCTTTAGGATATCCTCAAGTTTACCGATTCGAATTGGATACCAATAACCTCCCCAACGGTTTTGAAAATTGGAAACGTGAAGAGTTAGATCCAGAATGTTCGAATTCGGAAGGGAGGCGATCTGAGGATTGTATTTTGCCGAGGAAGTCTCCTTAGTAAGTCCGAATGTGCCTGCACTCGCAATGAGTTGCCCGTTCGCATAAAGGTTGTAAGCTGTTCCTTCATCCGGTATGGAAAGTGCTACATTCTCGATTTCCGGAGGTAGTAATACTCTAAGTTCGTAAGTAGCAAATCCATGGCTTTCTATTTTCTCGCCAAAAAAATCGAGTCCATTCCAGACAGAAGGAGAACTCTTTAGAATAAATCGATTTTTGTTATGCGACTCGGATTGATTTCTATTTTGCGAAATCACTTGCTTCCAATAGAATTTCCATTCACCCGAAAGGTCCGTTATCCTGTGAGAGTTCCAATCCAGTTTTGTAAGATTCAGAACTCCGTTCTCCGCTTTCGGCGCGTTATCATTGGATAAACCCAGGTAAGAGCAATGAGAGAGGTGGAAAAGAAAAAGAATCAAAAAAATAATGCGAAGAGACTGTGACATCGGATTTCATCACAAAGAAAGCCGAATTTGTAGAAGCGGTCAATAGGAAAAGGGACGTCTGCACTTTAAAAAAGAATCAAAATTCTAAATGAAAAAAAGAAAGTGAAGTGCCGATTGATAGGAAATAAAATATCGAAATAGAAGCATGGTTTCTGGCGAAGTCCGTGAGGATCATTAGAAGGAAAAATTCTTTTCACTTTCCTATTCGAAAGACTTTGTATTTGATGGCGAAAAACACCGAATGAAATCATTAAAACTAAGTCCTTTAAAAATAATTCTTCTGATTCTATCTTTAATCTCCTTGGTCGCAATTTTTGTGTTATACGAGCGACACGGTGACCTTTTCGGTCATCCAAGTTTTCGTTCTATTCTTCAAGGAGAATCGGAGGAAGAAGACGAAAAGTCGAAAGAATTTTTAGCATCTACGTGGTCTTCCGATATCGTCGCGATGACGGAGAATGTAAAACTCTATGACGAAATTCATCCTTTCCTTTATACTTTGGAAGGAGGAAGGAGTAATACGGGAAATATAAAATCGGTATGGAATCCGAAAGCGCAAGAGTTTTACATTTGGGCTCTAAAGAAAATTTCGCCGAAGACAAAAATCATACCTACGATTTTTCGATGGGAAAATGATTTTGAAAAAATTTCCGATGCAATCGGCTTAAACGGAAATACGAAGATTCGCGACTATCATATCGAACAAATTCTGAAGGAAATCGATAAATACGACTACGATGGAATCGACATCGATTACGAAGGGATGACATGTGAAAAAAAAGAAAGCTTTGAAGCATTCTTAACATTACTTTCGGGAGCATTAAAGAAAAAGAATAAACTATTGTCGGTTGCAATTCATCCAAAAACTTTAGCGGAAGAAACAACGAAGTACGATTGTAAAGGTCTTAAAAACCCGATCTCCGTCGATTTTTACGAAGCTTATCGCGGGCAATTGACGCACGATTACGAGTTTCTTGGAAAAGTCGCAGATAAAGTGAAGATTATGGCTTATGAACTTCATCCGAGAAAGAACGCCTTCCCCGGTCCCGGACCACAGGCGCCATCCTGGTGGATTGAAAAAATATTAGAATATTCTACTAAAAGAATACCTAAAGAAAAACTTTACATGGCGATACCGACATACGGATACGACTGGCCTTTGAATTGTGATATCCCCTCCAAGGCTGTTTTTTATTCGAGAGCGCAGTTTATTAAGAAGAACTGGCATCCTCGAGAAGAAGAGCCGACCGACGTTCTAAAAATTTATAAGGAGTTGAGGAAGTCGGGTGATTGGATGTATTTAAGGCCTTATCTCTATAGACACGAAGGGCACGTTTATGACGACCCGTCTCTTTGGTACACGTTAGGCGGTTGTGATAGGGTCGCTTTTTATATGAATCGAAGATCTTTTGAAACAAAGATGAATCTCCTCAGAAAGTTTAAGATTCGCGGATTTTCATTTTGGCAACTGATCCAAGACAATGATCCGGAAATTCATTCTTATCTGAAAGAAATGATCAAAGCCTCAGAGAAGAATTAGAAGTTTAGATTTTTCATCCTTTCCGAACTCCACCGGCGTCGTCCGAATTTCGACAAATTTTCTGTAAAATTTCAAAAAGCCCCCACCCTCATCGGGTGGAGGAGGCGGGCTTCGTGGGACTTTTGTGAATTTCTCTCTAACACGAATAATCTCGTTTTTCAAGCGGAATTTACGGTGTTTTTTGTAGGAACTCCTATAAAAACGAAAACGGCAAAACGCTGACAGCGGTAAAGTTTAACAGTATATTATGATTTCATAATACTTCCTGCGATGATAAGTTTCTGGATCTCGCTCGTTCCTCCGCCGATTTCACCGAGGCGGACGTCACGATAGAGTCTAGAAACCTTGTATTCCTCCATGAAGCCGGCTCCTCCGTGGATTTGAACCGCAAGATTTGTGACTTCTCTTGCGGAAGTCGTAGCGAATAATTTGCAGGATGCGCATTTTCCAGAGAGATGCATATTCCCTTTTCCTAATTTATCCGCTTCTTCCATTTCCCAAGCCACGTTGTATGTAAACCAACGAGACGCTTCCAGTTTTGTGTAAATTTCCGCTAAAAGATTTCCGACTGATTGATGTTGTGCGATCGGTTTTCCGAAACTCCTTCTTGTGGAAGAAAATGATTTCGATTCTTCTAGACAAGATTCCATCAGTCCGATCGACCAGGCGGCGAGAGAAAGTCGTTCCATGTTGAATGTCTGCATCGTCTGACGAAACCCTTTTCCGAGAGTTCCCAGAATGTCTTCGGTGGAGACTTCTACGTCTTCGAAAAAGAGAGCTCCCGTTTGAGACGCTTTGAGCCCGAGTTTCTCCATCGGAGCCGATCTCTGAACTCCTTTCGAATTCAGATCCACAAAAAAATGAGTCAGACCTTTTTCTTTTCCATTGAGATCTTGTACTCGAGAAAGGACGAGGCAATAATCGGCGATTGGAGAGTTTGTGATATATGTCTTCTGACCGGAAATTTGATAGACTCCTTTGGAAATTTCTTTCGCAACCGTTTTAATCGCAGAAACATCGGAGCCTGAATCGGGTTCGGTGATCCCTAAGGATCCGATCTTTGTTCCTTGATTGATTTCAGGTAGATACTTTTTCTTCTGTTCTTCTTTTCCAAAATGATGAATGGGTAAACCAAAGAGTCCCCCGGACGCGCCTACTGAAAAAAAAGTGGAACCGCAAGCCTTACCTAATGCTTGCATGGAAAGCAAAGAGCGAAACGTTCCGGCGTTTTGACCTCCGTATTCTTCTTCGTGAGGTAATCCTATATAACCGATCTGAGCGAGTTTATGAAAGTGTGATCTTGGGATTTCTTTTTTTCTGTCCGCTTCCTCGGCATAAGGTTCGATTTCTTTTTTGCAGAAATCGGAGAATAAATTAATGAACATTTGTTCATCTTCTGAAAATGTAAAGTTCATGAAGCCTCCACAAAGCTGATGCGAATATTCTCTTCTTTCTTTTTTTGGCAATGGATTTTAAACGGCTCGCTAAAGAAAATTGAGCATTCCTGCTGAGGTCTTTGCCAATTTTTTTTAGAAAGGGAATGGATACTTCTAATTTGTTTCTTGGATCTCTATTTTATTTTGAATTCCTTTGAAGATGATTTTTATCCGCGAATATTTTTGCGCGTAATCGAATTCTGAGTTTTGAAGCAAAGAGAAATCCTCTGAATTCGTAATCCCGAGTAATTACATTCAAGAAATTAAAATTTAATTATTCTGAATGTGGTTTTAGAATGTTGAACTGTTTGTGAATCGGTATTAGGCTTTTTGTTTCTTTTGAGAAAAGAATAGTATAAAAATGGAATGTGTTTTTGTGATCCTGAGATTTTGGAGTGTAGATGAAAAGGGGATGTTTCCGGATTCACGAAAGAAGAATGGTAGCGGAAATATTCCGTAAAGGAACCGAGAAAAACGCGAGGAGGTTATTTTCGATTTCGGATTTTTCTTCCGTAAAGCCAACCGGCTAAGAGAAGGGGAAAACCGATCCAGGATGCAAGTGTGGATAACGTATCGGAATGGTTTGCGCTGATGCCCGGCACCTGGAACGCTAATCCAGCAAGCAATAAGATGACGTGAAGTTCTGCATATTTTGAATTTTGGACGAAAGTGTAATTTCCCAAGCCCGAACCAGTGAGAAACGCAAGTACCCCAAAGGTGATTCCTATTCTTCCGAAAAGAAGAGAAAGTTCTTCGGAGTTCTGAAAAGTCCAGAAGGGAAGGGGGACAAAAATTCTTAAGGACAAAAGTAGAATCGAAAGGATTCCTAAATACGAATGAAGCTTGAGTCTCTGCTTAACTTTGAGAGAAAACAAGGGGCCTTAGGATTCTCCACTCGCAATAGGAACGGGTTCGTTTTCCGGAAGTAGACTTGTCGCCATGATTTCCGGAGAATCTGCGTCCAGAGGTATCGCGATTGGATGAGAAGAATTTTTTGTCATCTTAAAATAATAATACATCGGGACGGAAAGGAGTGTGAAAGTGATTCCCCAGAACGCTTCCGTAGGTTTGTTCCAGACCAGAGTAGCGATGATAACAATATTCGAAAAGATATAGAGATACGTTGTATAAGGATATCCTGGAATTCTAAACTTTAACTTGTAATGTCTTTTTTCAAAAAGGATCGGAGTGTAAGCGGTGATTGTCGCAAGGAGAAGTGTGGAACAAGTGATGAGGTAGAGGAGACTTTCGATCTCCTTTACAAAACAAAACAAGCACGCATAGACGCACTGAAAGGCGAGGGAAGTGTAAGGACTTTTGTGTTTCGAATGAAGCTTTGCCATGCTCGGAAAGAAAAATCCGTCTCTTGCCATAGCAAAGTAGATTCTTGAACCTCCGATGATGTAAGCGGAAATGGATCCTAAAAATGCCCAGCAGATAAATGCCGTGATGAAGATCGTCGCTTTGGGTCCGAAAAGTGCGGAAGATGCGGTGATTCCTATCTTATCTCCTGAAAGTTCCGAGATGGATCCGGAGCTCAAGAAAAGAAAATTCATAAGAATATAGAGAACGGTGACTAACGCACAAGAATAGAGAACCGCTTTATAGATATTTCGATCCGGGTCTTTTACTTCTTCGGCGACGTAAGTGATCATATTCCATCCGAGATAAGAATATGTGACAGGAATCACTCCGGCAAGAAGCAGTTCCATTCCACTTAAACTGGAAGGAAGAAAATCGAAGGATTGGAATCGGGAAGTAT from Leptospira stimsonii encodes the following:
- a CDS encoding response regulator is translated as MVQTRKYSVFLIDDHPVVRSGLQAVIEADPDFIFAGSASSLREGIRKMGFSRTDLLISDVALQDENGIQEMEAIRSKFPELKIVFLTMHRDWSYLQKAFALGADGYLLKSESTHSIIDALKTVLTGGKVFPEAVKNFRPETEIQEEHSNIVKRLTKREREILNLLADGKMNREIADELELSVRTVETHRASIFKKLDTENIIELGKILIQLKSSGLI
- a CDS encoding sensor histidine kinase — translated: MSQSLRIIFLILFLFHLSHCSYLGLSNDNAPKAENGVLNLTKLDWNSHRITDLSGEWKFYWKQVISQNRNQSESHNKNRFILKSSPSVWNGLDFFGEKIESHGFATYELRVLLPPEIENVALSIPDEGTAYNLYANGQLIASAGTFGLTKETSSAKYNPQIASLPNSNILDLTLHVSNFQNRWGGYWYPIRIGKLEDILKENQRKNGVSLTVCISAAIMAVYNLLFFLFRRKDPTPLLFSIHCALIFIRALTTGERFGHQLFPNLSWEILNRLEYISVYLSAPVLYAFLYRFSPNLFWEKYGSYLTFPIYVSSLSVLILPNQWYTLTLFPTQVYCFLTVIPCWAILLIYGITKNYEGVWILFIGYIGVMFCTINDIILTDSVNNSVYLIPYGQIFLIASHSILISRRFSTSLNKSENLSHQMKTLVSSTRDIMSSSSFASATQTALEILSKNIRKNQELFIYLPEQNSSNWKQYSIDTENDLRVTEVSGFLSHDTIDVNLSSLSTPSILNDRLLLPVQSNQTNFVVLDLPIQGFLNLDSEMDWVQGIAYALALSIQNLLREDRDKLAVIGELSAEIAHDIGHHVMLIQKILRNMNQSEKEVSDISISQANKETEALANLSLDILEFSKKRIILDLKSVDIGEYFKGVREDLDLFFEGTGIRLTFEIFADGSVKLDPLRIRRLVLNIAKNAADALGKNGNFSVRIEKESETLYIVFKDDGPGLSDDLKKAFYGFLIQTKKPQGTGLGLSIVRKIAVAHGGEVLLDSSPGQGSRITILLPC
- a CDS encoding acyl-CoA dehydrogenase family protein; translation: MNFTFSEDEQMFINLFSDFCKKEIEPYAEEADRKKEIPRSHFHKLAQIGYIGLPHEEEYGGQNAGTFRSLLSMQALGKACGSTFFSVGASGGLFGLPIHHFGKEEQKKKYLPEINQGTKIGSLGITEPDSGSDVSAIKTVAKEISKGVYQISGQKTYITNSPIADYCLVLSRVQDLNGKEKGLTHFFVDLNSKGVQRSAPMEKLGLKASQTGALFFEDVEVSTEDILGTLGKGFRQTMQTFNMERLSLAAWSIGLMESCLEESKSFSSTRRSFGKPIAQHQSVGNLLAEIYTKLEASRWFTYNVAWEMEEADKLGKGNMHLSGKCASCKLFATTSAREVTNLAVQIHGGAGFMEEYKVSRLYRDVRLGEIGGGTSEIQKLIIAGSIMKS
- a CDS encoding APC family permease, with the protein product MFSSMVGPGIFITTGYILHTVPNPNLVLLAWILGGFLAVAGAMSYAKSASLFPYAGGDYVYLKEAYSPIVAFASGWLSLSINFSASISLSALAFSKSFFSLINPTWDIYFFEFPFLGLTISIGTAQMLAMGAILLFTIINFFGISTASRIQNLFTGVKILGLVSFVILGFTIGNYDTSRFQSFDFLPSSLSGMELLLAGVIPVTYSYLGWNMITYVAEEVKDPDRNIYKAVLYSCALVTVLYILMNFLFLSSGSISELSGDKIGITASSALFGPKATIFITAFICWAFLGSISAYIIGGSRIYFAMARDGFFFPSMAKLHSKHKSPYTSLAFQCVYACLFCFVKEIESLLYLITCSTLLLATITAYTPILFEKRHYKLKFRIPGYPYTTYLYIFSNIVIIATLVWNKPTEAFWGITFTLLSVPMYYYFKMTKNSSHPIAIPLDADSPEIMATSLLPENEPVPIASGES